The following nucleotide sequence is from Vanrija pseudolonga chromosome 4, complete sequence.
GCGGCCGCTTCCGCCGGCATATGCTACCACGCGCCGTGGATGTACCCGTGCCTCAttgtcgcgggcggcggcgtgacccTGCTCTGGGACTTTCGGCGCGTGCTGGTGACCAGAGTGCGGCGCGTGCTtgcccgacgaggacgcgacgcacgcgacgacgccggcggaggcgcagacgaggacgatCACGGATCtagggcagcggcggcggcggttgagGAGATCGAGCTTGGTGAGCCTCAGGTCGTCGtgttcgacgacgactcgacgcTGCGCCCTCGCgtaggcgccgccgctgccgctgccgatgccgatgccGTTCCTTCCGGctccaccacacccacacccacacctgCCACACCCCACTCCCCGCTCAACGTCGTCTCACCCCCCACTGCCGcggctctcctcctcgccttcgtcctcttcctcaccgCGCCCCTAGCCACCCGCGGAGCGCTCCAGCACGCGCACAGGGCCGTGcctcgcgcgctcgacgtgagTAGTAGAGTAGTCGTGTGTGGTTTTCTTGTTCCTGCTGCGCTCCACAAAGATGCTGACCCTGCCCCCTCCACAACGCACACTCCGCCGcaccccccgccgcaccCAGTTCACCTGCAACATGATTACGGCGGGCACCATCatcttcggcggcggcccggTCGTCATCCCCCTGCTCCGCGGGTACGTGGTCGAGCCTGGATGGGTCACAAGCCGCGACTTTCTGCTGCTGTTTGCAATATCGTGGGTGTGGTTGTTGGAGCGCAGCCCGGCTTGCGGCCGCAACAGCGATGGAGCGATAACTGATGTGTCGTGTGATTCCTTcctcgtgcgtgcgtgaTTCCGGTCGTCATTCCTGGATCCTGGATCCTGCGCTCCTTGATTGCTCGCGCGACTCGCTTGGTATGGATTCCGCACGCACGTTCCGCTGGCCCATCATGTCATGTCTTACGCTTGCTCGCCCGCTCCTTCGCCCGCTCCttcgcccgctcgctcgttcgcCCGCTCTCGCTCCACACTCCACAGACAGGGCATCCCGGGACCCATCTTCAACTTTGCTGTTGCACTCGGTGTGCTTGCGCTTccgtccgcgccggccgccggcgcattCCTTGGCTTTGTGGGGATCAACGCACCGGGAATCCTTCTCAAGCTCGCAGTGCTACCGCTGTACGCTAGCTGGCGTGAcaaggcggcggtgcgcgctACCATCCGCGGGCTCAACGCGACGGCCGCAGGGCTCGTCTTCACCGCCGTCTGGCAGCTCTTCTTAGTCGGATACATCTACGTGCCGCCAACCGgtcggccgtcgacaacaacgacagcAACAAAGACAACGACAACGCAGGCCATAAGTGGGCCCTTGACGGCCGATCCGTTCTGGGCCGTGGTTGGCTCTGGCGCGTTTGTCGCGTCCCGCTATCTCGATGCGCCGCCGTGGCTCTCCGTCATTGGCGGCGCAGGTGCTGGGCTGGCGTGGTTCGGTGTACGGTCGCGACCGTGAAAAGTAAAGGGAGCGAGGGAGGCGTCGTGTCCGTTGGAATCAAAAAAGCAAGGCATCAGCAAGCATCAATCACAAAAGGTCGCGGCCGGGTCGGTCCGTCATACGGTGGCACATGGTCGCTTGCCGCTTATGCGCTTGTAAACATATGGTGGGCCGGTGGGTGTAGTGGGTGCTGGGCCGCCCTGTGCCGCGGCGTGTCCCGGCCACCCACGCCGGCAGGCCACGGCCTACGGCTTACGGTCTACGGTCTACGGCCCACGGCCCACGGGCTtgaacggcgacgacggccagtCGCGTGGGTGGTAAGGtgggccggcgtcgcggcgtgcgcggtgtgtgtgtgtgtgtggtgtgtcaCTCGGTGTTAGCCGAGGCAACCAAGGGGGTAGGTGGGCCTGGCTTGCTGGCTGTAATGCCTGCCCTGGAGTTCAGTTCATCATGGCATCATATGCAGCAGCATTGTGCAAAGGGTTATTTGCCTTTACTGATTTCGGGGTAATAgactcgtcggccttgttATGCAGGGCCCTGCCtactgggctgggctgggcaggcggccgcggcaaAGCACGAGACGTCGTAGAGTAGTCGTCGAGACtggcagcagccagccagccagctggcCGCCAGGGTGAGTGTGAGCGTGGGAGTCGGGCTCCACCTTGCAGGGTTTTGTTGCAGCTTGCAACAGTCAGCGTACCCACCGCTTTGGTTCTCATGAGCCATTCCATGGCgtgtgccgccgcccctctGCCGGCTTTGCGCCGCGGTCGGTCCGTCGTGCGTCTGCGAGCCCATCCGCGGCCCAGGTGCCAGGTGCATCAAGCATCACCACTCTACTCTTTCCAGGCACACCATGACCACTGAGCCAGCACGCACtcggctggctgcctgcctggctggctgcataCACTGACACCACTCGTGTCAACAAATGGGTCTGGCTCGCCTGCCTGGGCTGCTCCCTCACCCGCCCGCGGCTCACTCACCGACCCCCTCGCTAACGTATCCTCATCTTCCCACCTTCCCATACCAAATCCAAACCCTCCATCATCCAACGCAAGCCCAAGTCAGGCAAGCAACCAAGGCAgcacccagccaggcaggcagcatcATCACAAACCCGAACCAACCTCGACTGTCGCAGCCCATTCTCCAACGGCCGTGGCCACTCGCGAACAAAACGGCACACGCATTGATGATGGCCAACATCACtgccgccgcatcgccgcctcgcccaatATCTTACAATCTGATATATCGTTAAAGGTCAAGAGAGGGGGTCCCATACACAGTCTCGTCGTCTGAAGTGTGAGAcgacccaccccccaccaccacggcaTACAATAACAGACTCGTCCTCATAGTACTTAGTCGGACGACGCTGAGCttgcctgctgcttgctgcacacaccagccgacgacgacgccgacgacgacaacaccTCCAGATGGGTTACTTGGCCACCACGACTCAGACGACGCAGCACGTCGCCCCAGCGGGCATGCTCGACGGCTTGGCAGCATTGCAAAGCCTCCACCAGCAAaaccatcatcatcatcaccaccatcacagccctcaccaccacaacgCACACAACAACTACCATCTCCACCaacctcctcaccaccaacctcaccaccacgctcctccgcctcccccacGCGAGCTCCCCGtcttccaccaccaccaggtCCCTGTCCACCACATCCACCACGACCCCGTCGTCCGCGTAGGCCAGCTTGGCCTCGAAGGAACACTGGCAGGTGAGTCGCCATCATTGTCGTCATCATCATAACTAAACACCACACACAGTCCCCGCCATCGTCTCACGCTTCCTCTCCTACTCGCTCCCCACCCCAACATGCCTCTCTGCCAACTACAATGCCCTGGGCAACCTCGGTGTGagtgtcctcgtcgaccagtTGGCCGAGACAACACGCGGATCAGTGGCATGCGTCGCCACATCAGAGGACGGGGGCGAGGAGCTTTGGCCCCCCGTGGTCCGTGGCCTTGAGCTCCAGGGCAATGGGATAGGCAAcggcggctttggcgtcTTGCAATGGTATGCGTCCAAGATGCCGGGCATGCTCAAGCTTGACCTTGAAGATAATGATATTACTGTGAGTGTGTTCGCTGCCTCAACTCACacgagctgacaccccacctccactcTTAGCTTGACGAACCTGCTCCAGAAGTAGGATTAGATGCACCCCTCCTCCGGCTGGTCAACAGCACTcacctcacccacctcaACCTCTCATACAACCCGTTAAGGTCGTGCCAAGTAGCTCAGCTCTTTGACACGTTAGATATTCCGATccgcgagctcaagctcgactcGTGTGGCCTCGGCATGGATGTTGCGTTCGCTGCCGCCAACTACCTCGCATCGGACCGGTGCCATCATCTCGAGACATTAAGCATGGCCGAGAACTATCTCACACTCTGTGGGATGACAATGatgctcgacgcggtcgagaCCAACAACCTCACACTCTTGTCTctcagcctcgacgagcacgacagcgacggcaaGATTGAGGCCACAGATAGtgagcgccgcagcggcaaCAAGTggaccgacgtcgagcgacAAATGTGCATCCGCCTTccgctcgtcctcgaacgCAATAGAAGGTTGCACCGTCGTCTGGCACAGGCCGTCAAGCAGGCCCTCGTCCCCACTCGTCTCATCCTCTTTGGCCGGCCTGCGCATCCCCCGGATACGAAGACTGGCTTCCGTTTGCTCGACCTCCCCCCTGAggtgcagctcgtcgtcgcccgccacTGCTCTGACGACGCCTGGGCCTTCTCGGACGCGCAGTGGGCGCGCTTCGTTGCGCAAGCTGCCGACCCGTGCCGCTTCCGGCGCCTGTCCAACGCCATGTGGAATCACACTACCACTGGGCGCAAGAACATGTTGTGCTCGCGTCAGGCTCTCGACCGCGCCATGAACAACTGGCGTCGCCAGGCGGGCTGCGTGTCGTGGGAAGGCGGagacggcggtgacggcgacgagtaGTGCCGCGGTGGGGCGCGGTGGGTTGTGGGCAGCGGCCAGCAGGCATGGGGTGGTGGCCTGCAACACGCCCAGGCCGACGGAAGCACACACGCAGCACACACGCACGTACGAGCAAGCAGCAGAGGCaggcacacacacacggcgcGGCCAGTTGGCCAGTACCTTGGCGCTCGCTACCGAGGTATGTGATGCGGCCGCGCAGATCACACACCGCCAAACAATGAATTGGGGGGACAGTGTTTGGGCGTCGGAAGGTCCCGATGAATGGGGCCAAGGACGGTTAGCTACAAGGCGTTTGATAATGGGTGATTCAGGGCGTGGCTTGATCTCGAACAGGTGATCGCGACGGGACCGTCGGCGATCCGGACCCTCCCTCTTGGCTGTCCATAGTATGGTCATGCATCAGCAGTAGTCGTGagagcaagcagcagcagcggcggcagtaTCAATGTATGCGGCGACCAAGACGAGGGTGTCGGCGTGGCCTTACTGCTTGCTGCGTGGTGCCCTCGTTGCCTTGGTttcagcgacgacgaggtcgcgaggTCGCCTGTTCCCAACCTCGCTGCTCCCCAACGACCCAACCCAACGGGGCAGCCAACCAAACTCTTTCCAAAGCCTATTCCGGCTGCAGAAGCCGATACCCGGGGGTGCTGGGCCGCTGGGCTTGGCCGACCCCCACAAACTCCAGAGCTCGTTCCGGTCAACGGCTCAACCacgcctgctgcctgccggTTCGGCTTGCCTCGCTCTCTCGATCGTTTCCGCGGGGACGTGCGCGGGGCCTGCATCCTTGGCAGTGCGCGGCCAGATCCACGTCGGCGAACCGGCGAACCAGAGCGTCGACCGACGCacgcggcggggtgggggtggtgggcagCGACTGGcagggcggggaggacgtGTCGGTTGAGGCTTGGCGCCACTGTCAGCcaacgagcgagcggcgaaGAGGCCGATCAGATCGTCACACGATCCCAggggtgcggggtgggggcTGTAGACGGTggccagccggcgccgctcgcggctGGAATCAGCCTTCCCTGACGCCCACGGCACGGTGCTGGAATCTGCAGCACGCACACGTCTGGCTTTGTTTCCTTGCCCACTTTGGCGTACGTTTGTGTCTGGAGCCAGACGGCGAgacgagccagagccaggccgccgccgccacgccgaggcaCATTCACAGCGGCTGTGGCCGAGACGGAGCtacgcagcgcagcgcagcgagaGGGCGTGCTCTGCATGCAATGCTGCTACTGCTTCACGAACGtgcgtcgggctcgtcctcgctcgctcgctgctggtTCCAGCATAGCACCAGTCGCATGGTCACATGGACCAACCAACCTCTTGGGCTCAgtcgcagccgcagccgcggAGCGGAGTGAGGTGGGTTCGTCGCTGGATTGGTCGGTCGCCGTGTGGGCCCCAGAATCGCGAGTAGCGAGTAGCAGCTGCCAGGCCAGCGAGGTGACATGCGTCGTGACGTGCATTATTCATTGATGATccggccgcgcggcgcgtgcacgCCGCTTTGATTGCCTGACTGCGTGGTTTAATTCTTgacagcgagccagcgcacCACCGCACACCTATTCTCGACGCTGCTGACACGGCTCCCTTGCTTGGCTACTGCTAGCTGCTACTGGGCCGGCCGGTGTCACCGTGTacgtgcgtgccgtgcccACCAACACACCCAACTCCCGGCtttgccgcgcgccgcgtcgatccgagccgagccgaacGTCCCTCACCCCCCGGCACCATCTCTTGGCGCCACCGATGCGTGAGATGATTCcagctcgcgtcgctcgctcgctcgcaagCTTGATTTCGCCGCGCCTGCCCGGGGCCTGCCacgacgccggtgccgcccgcccgctcacgaccacgacaacgcctacgacgacgacgacaacaacacgcGCAAACCCACAAACCCACACCCACGGGCATACCGCAACCAGGCCCCATCaggcccacccccacccacttTTGCCCACAAACTAATCTGAGCTGGAAtcacgccagccagcccagccaggtCCGTGACGACGGGCGAGATGACAGCAGCACTTGACGacacccgcgcgcgcactcaTGACCGCTGTGAAAGAGAACTGGAAAAGCATACATGTCGGTGCAACAAGGCACAAGTGACTATAATCGTACAACTACTGCTACTACTACTGCGGCaccgctgttgctgctggcgcttctacggctggcgccgccgccgcgtcccaATACTCGCACCCCACTTCGCTGCGCCAATCTGAAaggacctcgtcgcggcccttgtcgtcgacgcaaccgtcctcgtccgcgtgTCTGGCGGTACGTGCCGCCGCTCGCACTATCGTGTCCCGCTGTTCGATGTGGCGCACCACCTTGGCCCACTGCACGTCGCTGAACGCGTATGCGTCGCCAGAACAGTGCCGGGCAATCATTGACACTACCTCTCTGGGCAGGGAGAGGATGGGAAACGCATGCCGGCGGGCTACTGTGGCTGGTGCTTGTGGTGGCTGTGATGAAACATGAGTGGGTGCCGAACAGGTCACGGGGACCGCAGTTGCCAAAGACGAAACAGCACTAGTGTCGTTGAGAGGAGACCAGCGATGGGAGTTGTTGCTTGACACAGCATTCGTGGTACTCACAGCCGAGGCTGGTCGTCCGAGCAAAAGAATGCGTGCGGGGCCGAGCACCCTCCGTCCCGCATTCTCGAGGCGGCGTTGAAGGCCCCTGTTTCGGTCGAGAACCGTGTTCCATCTTGCGGAATGCTTGCGCACGCGAGCCAGAAATGCCTTCTCATCGGCAGACAGGGTACTTGGGCTCGGTGGCGCTGTTAGGCTTGGTGTGGTGGCCGCCACGGGGACAGAGGCAGCCAGGTCCATGTCATTCCACACGTCCAAGTGCTCAAACTCGCCGCCCACGTCTTCGACGCTCGAGTTGCCTTCCAGATGCAGGGTCGTAATGGTAAAGTTGCGGCGTTCCACGGCATTCACGATGGCCATGACGCCATCTTCCCCAAGCCGATTCCAGCTCAGATCGAGGTGGGAAAGTGACCTGgctgccgtcgacgccagGTACGTAACAAGCGCAGGTACCACGGCTTGGGTGAGGTCGCAGTCGCACAAGTCAATGTGCTGCACTGGCGCGGTCAAACCCTCAAATAGCTTTGCTACGCCCCGCGTGTTCAAGGGGTTTGAGGCGAGATTGAGCTCGATCAACCTTGACGCGTTGAGGTAAGAaacgacctcgtcgaccttccGCTCTCGGAGCTGTGTCGTCAGTGCAAGTCACACAGCAAGCGCTCCACAGGCAGTTCAAGCCTGAAGTCAAGTGAAGGCCTAGCTGAAAGAGGGCGTGGTCCTGGGAAGGGTCacaacaccacccaccctcggGTGACAGACATCGCCGCGAATAACCCATGACCCATCATTAAGTCGCCGTCGGGTGCAACCCACGAAAGGGTCGGAAGACGGCCATGACCGCCGGGATAGCCGTCGGGAGCTATCAACCACTTCGGATGCTGACCCGACGTCATACCGGAAGCGAACCTACCTTGATCCTGTTGCCCTGCAATTCCAAACACATGAGCGACTCGAGTccaccacccgccctcgaggcgtCGCGCAGGAGCGCGATGGTGCCTTTGTCGCCAATGTCGTTGGAACCCAGGCTTATCCGTCGGAGGCCGTCCCAGTCTTCCCAATTCGACGTCGTTGGACCTCGTTTGCGAGCGAGCCCTGCGATGAGCGCGTGCACCCCCAGGTCGTGCAACCGATTGTCGTCGGCCAGGAGCGTGTGCGTCTCGGGCCTGAGCCAGGCGAGCAGGAGCGTGGCTGGGAAAGGTTAGTAATGAGGTCATTGCGGCCActgccgctcggcgcgtgtTGGAACCCGTTGAAATGGGGTCCGACTAAACGCCGCATGCCACACCATTGCCGCAGAGGACAGCAGCCCCGTGCCAAGATGTTGTGGCGAGCGCCGACTTGGCATGGGCAGCTGATTTGTGGATTGCTGGAGTCGCACATGGTGACAACCCTCttccctcggcggcgacctccaCGACTGGCCTCCATTCGGGTCGGGTCGACACTTCGCCAAACTCACCACCATACGCCCCGAGGTACGCGCGGTCGCGTACATTGACTATTTCCGCCAGAGGGGGTTGCGTCAcgcgggccgcggcgacgatcGCGAACTGGGTCGAGGCCGGGAGCTGGGTGACGACGGACAGAAGCGGTGGTTGACTCGGGACTGACACCGGTACCGggagcgtcgtcggcggcggcggaggcggaaATGGCGCGAGCACTGGTGGGGGTGCCAATGGCGATgccacggccaccgccgtAGTCGTCATGGGAAGCGGTGggaccgcggcgcgcgcggccattgccgaggtcgaggtcgaggtcgcttGGTCGATCAGTGTCTATTTGTGTCGTcgagtgtgggtgtgggcggtggCCGGTCGTGGTGGGTTTGACACGGGTATGCTGgagtcgaggaggatgatgagtGTTGTTTGTGGGTTGTAGTTGTGTTTGAGTGAGTGAGGTGTGAAGAAAGTGAGACACAATGCAGTCAAGTTGGGTGATGTGATGGGCAGCCAGCGACGATGAAACCCGgccatggcgatggcgacgacgagtgaGTCAACTCTGGCGCGCGGTGGCAAGTCGCGTCGACTGTGTCAAAGGGgctgtgcgcgcgtcgtcgtcggggcgTCGGGGCAAGAGACATGGTCGACGCATAGACCACCAAGCAGCATTATCACTACAGTGTGCACCTCCACACAATCACTCAACGTGTGCGCTCGCCACTtgctcgcactcgccgcgcccgacaacgacaacaacaacaacaagacgCGTAGAGCATGTCGCCAGTGGCGTACCCTAGCCAGCCTCCGAGCTCCGAGGCGTATCAATGATCGCCGTAGGACAACGTGTGCGGATATCGGCTCAACCCCATTGCCGCGCGGGGAATATGTACATGGCTGACTGATGAGACCATGAGCGGACACCTACCCACAACGAGCGGCACCTCCGCACCAGCGGCACCTCCGCGTCTGGAGAGCACACGACCGCACCAGCCAACGACTGGCGGAGACATCCCCGCCGGGGCACCGGTACGCACCACACACCACGCATGACACACGACACACGATCTGGCGGCTGGCAATCCGGCAACCTGCAGGCGCCGGCGATTGATTGTGTAAggcgccaggcggcggcaagcagcCTTGATCTTGATAATCAGCAGCCATGCACGCAGTGGGCGATGTGCGGAGTCGGCGTGCCGGACATGCCGAAACACCAGCTTGCCGCGGTaccgcgtcgccgctgggCGTCGCTGGGCTGGGTCGGCGGCTAGCTCCGACACCCCGTCACGTGCATGGCGTCATTGTTCAGTCAGCGCGCGGTAAGAGTGGGTCGGTGTGGGTGGGTACTTAAAGTCCAAGCACGCTCGACGGAGTGCTCAAGCATCGCACGCATCGCAACAAGCACTGCACACATCCTCGCACCCACGCCAAAAGTCAAGaaagcaccaccaccacatcacCACCATGTCCACCACCGTCGCGCTCATCGGAGGCACCGGCCTGCTCGGCTCGCACATTCTCAaggccctcgccaaggcgggcgagcagggcaagtacaaggtcgtcgcgttccaccgcgcctcgagcgacaCATCCAAGTGGCCCAAGAGCGTCGAGAAGCGCGTGCTTGACAACGACaaggcgtcggcgtccgaggtcgccgaggcgctgaAGGGTGTCGACATCCTCCTGTAAGCTGCACGcatcttgcccttggcccagctcacaccacgcagtgccgccggcaagaacacggccgagggcggcaagctcTTCCTCGACAACCTGGCCAAGCTGCCCAAGGGCCAGCTCAAGGTCTTCGTGCCCTCGTGGTTCACGGCCAACTGGACgcaggacgagctcgacgacgaaaAGTTCCTGTACCGCTACCAGAAGTACCAGCTGCTCAAGTACGCCGAGAGCCTCGACCTGCCCATCACGACGTTTGCGGCCACGCTCTTCGAGGACTACGTCTACCCCGCGTGGGACTTTTTGAGCATCGACGTCGCGGGCAACCGCGTCGCGTTCTACGGCGACGCGCGTAACCAGAAGTTCACGAGCATCAGCCTCGACTACCTCGGCGAGAGCATCGCGCAGCTCTTCAACACGCCCAACTTTGGCCCCGGGCAGAAGTACACGCTCCAGGAGACGGTGTTCACCGGCCAGGAGCTCATCGACACGCTCACCAAGGCGCACGGCAAGGCACCCACCGTCACGGCGTACACCGACGCagacgtcgaggaggcccaGAAGAACCCCggcgctggcctcggcgccgcgtggCGCGTCCACTGGGGCAAGGGCCGCTGGAACACGGTCAACCTCTTCCAGCCAGCCGGCATCCAGAAGCGCACCCTCGACCAGGCCGTGCGTTTTTGGATCAACAAGGGGAAGCTTTAGAGTGTGGTGATGAGGTCATGTATCTTGTTTAATGGGCTGGCGCTTGGAGGGTAGCTCGACTGACACTTGAGGATGGTTGGCTGTCCAGGGAACTGACCGTCGAGGCGAACTTGGTACTGAGGCGCGCTTACCGTGGAGGCGATCTGGCGCTGAGGCGAACTGACTAGCGGACCTGACTGCCAGACCTGGGGTTGTGGCCTCGGGGAAAAGCATAGGTGCAACAGCACGGCTCCCATACCTCCCGGGAGCTGTGCGGGCGGGTATGCGGTGAGTTGGGGGTGGTTTGGGGCAGGGTAGCTCGTGATCAGACTGGGGCAGAGGAGAGCGGGAGCAGGAAGCTGGCTGGTGGTTGACCGGGGCCAGTAGGGATCGAGGCGGCCCCGGATTGACTACGAAGGCGCGTAGCATGGGCAGATCACATAAAGCTCTGCCAACAGGCGGTGGGTAAATCATCGTGCCCGTGATCGACGTGGTGGCGGCATGATGCCCCGACGAGGCCACACGCCGGGTCGTGCCTCGTTGGACTGGGGCGAGCGGTTGTACGCCAGGTTGCGCAGCAAACAGGCCAATGGACTTGAGCGGCTACTTCAGTGGAACGGCCCTTGGATTTCAGACTTGGCCGCTGATACTACGAGCTTGACGCCTATGCGCTAGGCCGGTTGGCACTGCCACTGTGCGCATAATCCCATACATTATCATATGAGGCCCGATTAACACGCCGTACTGTTTCCAGACAGGCACTACAACGCATACGCCTACTTCTTCTCCTCGTTGGAGGCCTGGCGCCTGGGGTGCTCAAAGTCCGAGTCGTTGTCCTCGCCCTTCTGGCGGGCGACGTCGGAGAAGCTGGGGGGCGGGGTGTTGAGGTGGCGGAAGTAGGTGGGGaagacgccggcggcgaggaacgACGCGATGGCGAGTGCGACCCACGGCCACATGAGGTGGGGGTCGACGATGACCTtggagagggcgagggagaTGGCGCTCGAGATGGAGGTCGCGAAGAGGAAGATGGCAAGCACGAAGCCCTTCatgcgggcgggggcgttgGTGTATGCCACCTCGTACGCCGTGACGTTTACGAACAGCTCACCGATGGCAGGGAGCACCGTCATGGGGAACTGCCACCACAGGCTGACGGCCGACACGCCAAGCTTGCACCCCGACGCGTGGTTGCCGCATGGGGACGTCTTGTACACCCGGTcctggacgacggcgccgaatgtggcacctgccgccgcgaggaggaaaCCGATCGACAGACGCGTCATAGGCTGGATTGGGCGTCCAATCTTGCGGAAGAAGGGGTACAGGCCGTAGTTGAGGATGGGGGAGAAGACAATGATGGAGAGGGGGTTGAAACGGGCCAGGAGGTCGTTCGGGACGTTGTTGAGGATCATGGCCGTCGACATGGCGCTCTTCTGGTTCGCGATACCGCCGTCTGCGAGGTCTGCGCGTCAGCGTGAGTCTGTCTGGGCCAAAGATTCACTGAAAATGGGGATAAGCATGAACACAGCGCACGCCTGGATAGACTGcttgatctcgtcgacgAAGATGTCGTCCCAGACGATGAGGTGGCGGCGCTCGGGCTCGTGGACGTTGACCCATGAGGGCTTGGCGCGGTCCCAAATGGTCtgggcgtcggggtcggcctTTTTGAAGAGCGACTTCCAGCCGCCGTTAGCGAGCGCGAATTTGAGGACGGCAaaggcctcgacgacgaccgagccCTTGGGAGGGGCCTTGTAGAGCC
It contains:
- the PTR2_3 gene encoding Peptide transporter PTR2; this encodes MSKNDKLNGGGAGQVAAHGLDFEDALPPVLNNQFPHDDDPDTIPTAEELETLRKVAAPMPFIAILLCVVEFAERASYYGCSSVFFNFVNNPLPKGGNGAGAVAPLPAGKNQSAGALGWGLVASNGVTSTFSFLAYVIPILGGILADTKLGRFKAIWIGTIIGFFAHVFLVIPAIPAVIKHKEGALAAFIISMLILAFAAGFIKPSLSVLLADQNPIKRPTIKVLKSGERVIVDPAITIQRWLLWFYLCINIGGFFALATTYCSRFVGFWLAFFIPGVVYLFMPLLLLWLGPRLYKAPPKGSVVVEAFAVLKFALANGGWKSLFKKADPDAQTIWDRAKPSWVNVHEPERRHLIVWDDIFVDEIKQSIQACAVFMLIPIFNLADGGIANQKSAMSTAMILNNVPNDLLARFNPLSIIVFSPILNYGLYPFFRKIGRPIQPMTRLSIGFLLAAAGATFGAVVQDRVYKTSPCGNHASGCKLGVSAVSLWWQFPMTVLPAIGELFVNVTAYEVAYTNAPARMKGFVLAIFLFATSISSAISLALSKVIVDPHLMWPWVALAIASFLAAGVFPTYFRHLNTPPPSFSDVARQKGEDNDSDFEHPRRQASNEEKK